In Lolium rigidum isolate FL_2022 chromosome 3, APGP_CSIRO_Lrig_0.1, whole genome shotgun sequence, the genomic window TAGCTAGCTCCAATATTTCCTGGCGTATGTAAATTTTGCCTTTGGATAATGTCGAAGATCTAGATTGCTTGCTTCGTGGGCAGGTTCTTTGTTGCTGCATTTTGTGGCTTCAGATTGCTTAATGATATCATGGATAGCTTTTGTTGGCCTGGAAGATGAAAACTGTGAAAAATCGTCCTGAAGGATTATCTTTTCTGCAACCTCTGCACGGTACTTGTGTTTCACACTTGGGATATGGTTTTGTTATACCAGTTGAATGAAGCTGACGGTTATTTGCTTGTTTATGTGTTCCTACTTCCTATCAAGTGTGCAACAGTCAGCAGTGCTGACTGTTTTTAACATACAACGGTAAGCAGCGTCGCCACCGGCACGGCAGCACCATCACTCCATCAGCTTGATTGAACCGCCATTTGCAACTGATCAATCGTTCAATGTTATGCGACGTTTCGTGGCGTCCTCTGACCGGCAGGCCGGGCAGGGTACAGCGAATCTTGTTAGGATCGCGTTGCAGCGACGACACCACGGCCGATCGAGTAGGGAAGAAAATGGGAGTTACTTTCGGTGAGAAAAAAGTTCAGTCATGCGACGATTGATCAACAGAAAGTGAAGAAGAAGGTGGCAGCAGCAGAACGCATGGCTTGTAACGGAGTGTACGGACGCAACGAGACTGCTGCCAACGTGTACAATTCTTCAGGACGAATAGCCGACCAAATTGGTGAAACAGGTGGTAATTATGTCATCTGGCACAATGTTACACGGAGCGTGGATGCTTATCTAGGAGGATTTACTCGATTGATTAAGACTTAAGAAAAACTGACACCCATTCCCTTGTAGAGTAGGTTGCAGCTGTtgtaaaacaaaaaaattgctaACCAATAGGGGTTCTATTGCAACGACTAGATGTAAGCAGGATAGAAATTTTTATAGTGTCGGATCTAAGGTAGTGCTGGTGTCTAAATGTTTATAGTGTCAGAGTTATGGATGTTTAATCAATGTTCTATTGATGTTTACGTAaatgttttttgaattttatgtttACGTAAATGTTAAAAGTTTAAATCGATGTTCGTAGTGTTGAATCAATGTCTCAAGTGCTCAATCGGTATTTCAAGTGTTCAATCGATATTTCAAGTGTTCGTAGTGCTAATTCGATGTCAAAGTGTTAAATTTTAAGTTCAAAACGTCGAATTTGAAGTCTTCAAATGGTTCCTCGTGACCTAAAATGCATCATCTTCTAATCGACTCCTCTCCTAAAATACTTCATTTCTGGTAATGTAAAATTATGGGCACCTGTTTTTGGTACCCTTTTTTTTTACATCATTCatgtgtgatgcttccaagagtcCGGAATTGCAGGATTCGTCAACTCTGAAGCCTCCTACCGTACGTACACGGACCTTCAACACATACGTGCCCCGGCTTTCACGTCGATCGTCCTACTAGTCCACTACAAATAGCACTTTCTCTGCATTCAAGCTGCATTGCACTTGCACCTCCAGCTGCCTCGGGGCCGACACAAGCAAAGACTCTACGTTCGCGCTCTAGCTAGCACCATGGCGAGAACAGGCCACAGGGCGTCGCTCCTCCTCGTCCTAGCCGTAGGCACCTCCGTGCTGCTGCTCGCAGCCGGCGCCATGGCCCAGGGCTGCGCGAACGCCACGTTCCCGGCGGGCCGGTCGTTCGAGCGGTGCGACACCCTACCCGTGCTCGGGGCCAGCCTGCACTGGACGTACCACGCCGGGAACGGCACCGCGGAGCTCGCGTTCCGCGCGCCGTCGAGCAGCGGCGGGTGGGTGGCCTGGGGCATCAACACCGCCGGCGCCGGCATGGCCGGCAGCAGCGTGTTCGTCGCCTCGCAGAACGCCGGCGGCGCCGTGTCCGTGCTCACCACGGTCCTGGAGAGCACGTCCCCTAGCCTCAAGAACGGGACCCTCAAGTTCGACGTGCCGGTGCCGCCCACCGCCGAGTACGCGGGAGGCGCCTACACGATGTACGTCACGGTGGCGCTGCCGGGGAACTCCACGACGCAGAACACGGTGTGGCAGGCCGGGCCGCTCAGCAGCGCTGGGGCCATATTGCCGCACCCGATGTCAGGGGCGAACTTGCACAGCGTCAAGAGACAGGACTTCCTGTCCGGCTAGAAATATTTCTCGCGTTGCTGCTGCTGGTTTGGTTGAATAAAAGTGTACACCCTACACGCTGGTAGCATTATAGTACTAGTACATGTTTACTCACATAATTAAAGGGAGTGCTAGTTTGCTTCGTATTACCGCTTCCAGTTAACAAATGTTTACAAGTTTTTCTAGGTAAATGCTGCAAAAATGTATACAAACTTGTTTGGCATATTTTTGCGGGGAAGGAATTATTAGATCCAAGTGAAGAATTGAAAATACACAGCAGAACCTGGTTTCCACGGATCCCAGTTTACTGTGCGGGCCCAAAATCTGTATATTCGAACCTCcaaaaatttcaaataattttttttcataTAGAAGATGCACTTATGTACGTACGTTCCATTTCGTAATTTCGAAAGAATGTAGCTTAGAAAAAATAACAAGTTTCAGATGAAAGTATGAAGAAAACTCATCCCTCCCGAAATTTTTGTAACTTACATATCGGAGCAACTACCTAACTTAATCGGGTTTCTCTGAACTAAGGTTCCAAAAAATCCCTTGAGTGAAGAATGTATACAAAGGCACTTTTCGTCCAAGAGAGCAGATTTGGTGCACCTGGGCACCAGAGCTCCTggttttaaaaatataaaaaaattgtaCCTCTATGTTTCAGAAAATCATTAAATCCAATCCATACATATGTCCTGAATACTCATGCGAATTTTTGCTAGAAATTGTGTCGTATTTTGAGCTATAGAAAAAACAAATTTATGGCCATCTATAGAGATAGAAAAATCAGATTACAAAAAATACTTTTTTCGTATAGCTCAAAATTTGACATATATTCCTCTGAAATTTCTACTCTACTTTTGGAATGCTTATATGTATGTAGGtatttaatttcagatttttttttggattCTCATAAGTATTTTTTTACATAAACCGGGaggactggtgctcatgtgcccagtattataagactttatttgGGTATGAGCAAAACCTTAGCGTAGAAACTCTTAGATGATACTGAAAAGGGTTCTGAAAACCAAAATGGAGATCCCAAAATTAGGTTTTGTCATACCCACTATTTCTCTGCCTATCGACATAGCTGCTCACAATGCAATTGAGGCTAGAGGGTGGGACCTACTTATGCTACTTATTCTAGAGTTATTTAAAGATAAGCTTCCAAGTTTAAACTTGTGTTCCAAACAAAATCCAGATAAGATTAACAACCACAATATAATCCAACTGCCATTAAAAAttgtttctttatttatttattctcatCCGAGGACACACATGTGTGAGTCATGTGTCAGAAATTAAATACATAATTTAATTATGTAGGTTAATTTCTATTAGGGTTGTAATCCGACAATCAACAGAGTTCCTTCCAATCGGTATTGTACGTGGGTGATCTTTCCAGTATAATTAATAATGTGTTCCAATACTAACCTTCCTTAAGTATTTACTTAAGTACACCTTGAGTGTGTATAAATTCCTCAACTTCAAATTCCAACAAGTAATAATTCTAGATCAACAGTTACccctgaccaagaaattccatggTCAATAGTTCCACAAAGAGGTGTCATGAATAATaacaagaattatttgaatatagttgatggacataattcctTTATTTACAGATGACATTTTAGTTCTGATGATAAAGGTGAATCATGGACATGATGGGCGGTATTTCTTGTTTTACCAACAATTATGGGATCTAATTAAAAATGATTTATTCAGTATGTTTATTAACCAGAA contains:
- the LOC124694911 gene encoding auxin-induced in root cultures protein 12-like — its product is MARTGHRASLLLVLAVGTSVLLLAAGAMAQGCANATFPAGRSFERCDTLPVLGASLHWTYHAGNGTAELAFRAPSSSGGWVAWGINTAGAGMAGSSVFVASQNAGGAVSVLTTVLESTSPSLKNGTLKFDVPVPPTAEYAGGAYTMYVTVALPGNSTTQNTVWQAGPLSSAGAILPHPMSGANLHSVKRQDFLSG